GATATATTTCGACGGAAGTATGAGCTGAAACCCTACGCGTAAAAGCTCGGAAGTGAAATCACAATCAATGGATGTGTCGTGCATGTCACGCTTTTCTTTAAAATGTAGTAATGATTATAATTCAGGGGTATAGGCTTCCAGTTGATATTGTAACCTCCAAGATGACACATCTTATGAGATGCATCTAGATTCCTCAGACCTTACTTGCCTAAAGCAAGGGAGAATTCCTCAGGCTCCGAAGACGGTGACCTGTGCTTATGTAATGTTAAGAACCAATCACCTGACCCACATTTCAGGAACCGACCAATCACGTTGGCTCTGGACAGAACCCCTGAGTCGAGCATGTGGGCGGATCATTGGCGGTTGTGGTCGTGATCACCAGTCCAGGAGGCATGATCCTGGATGCTGGATCACACTGGAGGGGAGATGATCGACAACGGCACATACTATAGAGTCTTAGCTTCATGAGGAATAGACTTGTGAGATTCAACAAGTTGtcggggaaaagaatgacaTGTGCGCCATCTTGGCTTGTGACTGGAGAATGATACCCTCGCTAGAATTGATACCCATGTATATCCCAAAAATTGATCCTGCACTGTAACGagcagtactccgtacaccgCCTATGTTTGCCCAATTGTTTTACTCTCTCGCTTGTGCTTCGGTGGTTTTTGTTGCTACTATTCctatttctttgtttgtcAACAGGCAACGGCGGCATTCCGGTATGGCTGCTTCAGGGGCAAGAATGCGCCCTCCTTTTCTGTACCCATGGGTTTCTCATGATGAAAACTGCCATTCTTTATCAGTAGATACTGGCGGGGCAATAGCTTCCATGTATACCCTACTATCTAAAATTTTAGTCTCCCCCCCTTTGACGCTAAACGATCAAGCATGCTCCATCTGCTTTCAATATACTTCCATCCTTGCTTTCTCCGAACCCACAGTACTTTCACACCCATGTATTGGACAACTCCTCCAGCCATGAGACTGCCTGTGATCAGGGCATGTGCGACTGTTCTTTGCAATCAGTGGCCTCGCACCTTCCCCTCATCACTTTCTCGTACCTTAGGGGATGACTGTGTAACACCCCGCAGAGGCGTGATTGTTCACTCTCAACAGATATATTAGATTCTATTGCAGCCAGAGGTGCTTTTGATGCAACCTGTATGTGGTTGATTGTGTTCCGCTCCTTGTAGGACAGCTCCCGAGATACCATCAACCAGGATAGAAAGACTGGCGACTCTAACGGGCATCCTTCTAGGAACAATCTTGACCATGGTGTTGTTGGGCGCCTTCTTGGTGTTGGCACTATTACAGCCAATGGCCCTGTCTGCTGATTTAACATCACATGTAAATCTCTTGTAAGTATCGAGTTCCGAATCTCGCGCGGCCTTCATAGAGATCGGCTTCTAATCTCATGAAGCTTGGGCACAGAAAATGGGGGGAATAACTTTCCTGGTGCCGCACGACCGTTCGGCATGGTAAAGCTGGGCCCTGACCTGTTCATCTCAGGAACAGATGCCTATTCGGGTTATCTTCCCAATGGTAACTTCTCCGGCTTCAGTATGATGCATGAACAAGGGACCGGAGGAGCGCCCAAATACGGGACAGTTTCCCAGCTGCCTTTGATCGGGAACATCAGTAATCCCCTATCGAACAAGACTGTCGCCCGGACAGGTACTGATCAGGCGTCTGTGGGCTACTACAAGGCGCAGACGTCGGAGGGAACTATTGTCGAGTTGAGCGCATCGGCTCATGCAGGGATGTATCAGTATACATTCCCCAAAGGGTCAACTGGGAATGTCCTGGTAGATGTTTCACACGTCCTTCCCTCATTTCGGGGCCAAGGACTTGGACAAGGGTACAAAGGTGGAAACATCACTATCTTTCCCGATGGACATTATGAAGGTCAGGGTGTGTACGATAACGGCTGGAATCGTTCACCAGATTGGTCGATCTATTTCTGTGGGTTTTTCTATCTCGATCCCAATGGTAAACAAAGACTGATATTCTTGGTAGGTGGCTATTTTGATGCTGCACCAGTTCGTAACAGCACATACACTGGAAGTGATGCGGAAGGAAGTGTCGAGCAGATCAGCGGATTTGCATCTTCATCCTCGAGTACAACACGTATCGGAGGCTTGTTCACCTTCCAACAAACTGTAGTCACGTCGCGCGTCGGCATCTCGTGGCTGTCCACGGAGAAAGCATGCCAAAAtgtcgatgaggaaatcCCAGAAGGAACAGAACTCACATCTGTTGTTCACGACGCCCAGACTGAATGGAGCTCTAAGGTCTTGTCTAAGGTGACTACGACGAGCACGAATGAAACAAGTCTCACCTTGTTGTACACATCCCTCTACTTCATGCATCTGATCCCAACCAACCAGACCGGGGAGAACCCTGGCTGGGCATCTTCTGAGCCATATTATCAAGACATTTTCACTTACTGGGTAAGTGTGATTCAGGAAACCTTGCCCACAACGACAATAATCCTCTGCAGACTAACAAATTGTTCAGGATCTTTTCCGTTGCTCTACTGCTCTCATGCAAGTCCTGCAGCCCGCAGCATATGAAGAACAGATCCGTTCTTTAATCGACATCTGGCGGTTTGAAGGTTATCTCCCGGACGCTCGCTCGTCGAACTACAACGGGAGAACACAGGGTGGTTCCAATGCCGACAATATCCTTGCCGATGCTTATGTGAAAGGCGTCCGCGGAGCAGTTAACTGGGAAGACGGGTACAGGGCAATGGTTAAAGATGCCGAAGTAGCTCCGCCAAACGATCCGGTCGACCCTATGGCGCCAGACTCGTCAACCAAAGAGGGACGAGGTGCGCTACCGGACTGGCTTAGTCTCGGTTTTATCACGCCGAAATACAGCCGTGCCGTCACTCGGGCAGTTGAGTATTCTTGTAACGACTTTGGCCTGTATCAGGTAGCGTCCGGTCTTGGGAAGGATGAAGACGCAGACAAATATCTGAACCGATCAAGGAATTGGAGAAATCATTGGAATTCCAACCAGACTTCGCTGGGATTTGCCGGTTTTGTGGTTCCACGTGACACCACTGGCTTCATCGAAACGGATCCACTAAAGGACAGTGGCTATTGGGGGGATCCGTACTATGAGGCCAGCTCCTGGGCGTATTCTTGGGCAAGTGTTCACGACATGGAGGGGATGATCGAGATGATGGGTGGGGCCCAGACTGTCCTGAAGCGCTTGGACACCATGTTCACCGAGGGGGCCAGCGGCTCTAGTGGCATTATCTTCGATCCCACCAACGAACCGTAAGTCTTTCATCCTTCTATTGGTCTTGGCTATTGGTAGCTCCATGTTAGCGTGAATAGTATCGCTGACGGTGCCATTAGGATGTTCAATATCCCGTATCTGTACCACTATATCAACCGACAGGATTTATCGGTTTCCCGATCGCGCAACATCGCAAAGACCTATTATCATACTGGAGCTAAGGGTCTCCCTGGTAACAGTGACGCCGGTGCCATGCAGACCTGGCTCTTGTGGAATATGATTGGTTTGTATCCCATCACAGGGCAAACGACCTTTTTGGTTCATTCTCCGTGGTTCGAATCCATGGCTATTGAACTtggggatggaaagaaactaAGCATCACTGCGACCGGCGGCGACGGGAACGGCGACAGTCAAATTTATGTACAGAAGCTTCGGTTGAACGGAAAGgactggaagaagaactggctCACATGGGACGACTTATTCGCCCAGGGAGGAACCCTAGAATTCGAACTTGGCGAGGCTGCGAGCGACTGGTTCACGGGCGAGTTGCCGCCCAGTCCTGCTTCCTGAAGTTAATAAGCCTGCACAGTTTTTACTTGTGGCATATTCTTTGTACATATTCACATTCATACATACCCAGTGTAGCTATGGCTATATTCAGCCATCATACTATGTTATTGGTTAAGAAGATACTCCGCTGGGGAGCCCCTTAAAATAGGAGATGTTGGGTTGGCCTGTATAGACCAATTCACAGGCCTTGAGCGCCCCATAATACTCCATAGACTCTGAGTACCTCGAGAGTTGCTGAACGTGATAATCCCTACAGTGGTATCAGCCGGCGAGACCAATTCTTTATTCGTCATCCGTGGATATTATCATGTACGTTTCAATAAGCCCGTTAGGCAGCATGGGAAAATGAACGTGGCCCCCCCAAATAGCGGCGgatccaccaccacagcacCAGTAGTTAGGgctctcctttttctttcggaACGTCGCGACAAATACCGCATACGAAGGAAATCTGTCGAGTAGTTAAGCCGGCTCTCCTTTAGTTTTATACATAATAATTACCAATAGTAGAGACAGTAGTAACGACAAACCCCATCGAGTCTTGGCTGTCGTTTGTTCATTCGCGAGCCCTGGTGGAGTTGATCGGCAATGGACTTATTAAGCTTGTTGATCATCGACTAAAACGTTCCCAACGACTATGCATAATTTTGCGTGCTGGATTTCGGGGATTTCGCTCGCGGAACTCCGTTGTGGGACTAAACAAATTATGACGAGATGATCAGGTAATTCGTTATAGGGATGTCGTCGTAGGTCAGCTAGCATGATATTTCTCATGTaccccttttcttgcttATTCTTCTGCTaagttgttgaagaatttaTATGCTGAGAATTAGAATCCTTTGCATGAAGCACGAGTCTggaaatcaaaagaaaaagaaaaagcttgTCAGCAGGATCTTCGTATGCAAGATCATTCTCAGTCCCTCGTGTCCGGAAGCCCTCGGAGTGGAGCGCGCGGCATCGTTAACTCATTCTGATTATTCTTCTTGACGGCCCTAGGGTGTGACTATGGGTTTAATTACCATTCAAGAGAAGTGGAGTGTTTCCTATAGGGCCCTAGATGTCATATCCACTGCGAGGGACCAGGGGTACTGTGGTAGAGCGCAGGTTATGCGATGGCTTGAACTACCATCCCGCCAAGTTCAAGATCTCGTTCATCAGCCGAACCCCTAATCGACTGGTGCAAAGTATAATAGTTTGTGAATCAATAGATCACTCGCGATCTAAGAGCCGGTGCATATACAGAAAACTGAAAATGTAAGCTTCAATAGCTTATCCGGCACTTCCGTACTCCTAGAGTAAGGCTGAACGACAAATCGACTTGACTACCTTGACTCCATTGAAGATCGTCAGGGTTAGGCTCCATAGGTCTGGGCAAACCGGCTATCCCGATGGTCATGTACAACGTGCAAGATTtgtcttttatcttcttggccttttACGCCATACATATCCTTGATAGAGGAAAGTCGGCTCCGAATCTACTGCAATTAGACCCCAGATACACTGTGTCGCGGCGGACAAGCTTGtgttcttcagcttctcccaCCAATATTAGACAGCAAGTCAGCGCACCATTAGACTTCTAAAAGCCCATGTGATTGAAAGGGTGCCTGGTGCCTGGTACCTGGTAAGATTAAGATGCAGATCACCGTAGTTGCTAACAGGTAACTAGCGAGTATGTGTGGAAGACGTGGAAGCCATGATGTCTTAAAGTCTATTCCGTGTAGATCAGCGGATCCGGCGCTCCCCGAACAAGCAATGATTGCGCTCTTATTGCAGTATCAGCCTATCTAACGTCTATAAAGAGAATTAGCGATTGTAACTTTGGGCCTCTTCTCGAAATCTGGCATTGTTGGAACTGTAGGAGTGGCTCGAACTTCATTGTAGGAACTGCACATAGATCACTGAGACGCATACTTTCGTAGttagtatactccgtacgtagAATAGCGATGATGGTGGTGTACAGAGCAGCACGGGGTGTAAAGGCACGAAGGTACATTGGAGAACCTGTATCCTGTTTCGTATGCAGTACCCACAGCCTGGTAGTCCTTTCGTCTCCATCAAGCTTGTGATCAAGCTTTACTCTCCTGAGCAATAACACGAGTTACTAGTCAAAGGGTTGACCCGCCAGCTGGCTAGACAAGCTGCCCAGCTGCTTGCTGGAAATGATGGTAATAAAGGGATGACCCCGAGTAGCTGTAGTATATAAGGCTTTAACAGCCCCAGctctcttgtctttctttctcgatcAGCAGCGCAACACTCATTCGTTCTCTCACTCTCCAACTTCTGTCATTCATTAACGGTTATACCCTGTATCAATATACCCTGCCATTcattttaattttctttcacAAATCTCATCATAATGAAGGCCTCCCTTATCACTGTCATCGCTGCTCTGGCCTCttcggccatggctgcccCTGCTGGCGGTCTCTCTGATGTCAGCATCCTCAAGGAggccacctccaccaccaatgcTATTCCTGCAACATCCCCAGTTCCCTCTTCGGGCGCCAGTGGTCACATTGTTCAGGACGCTGGCCATGGTGTGAACCAGGTTCTCACCGTCACCGGCCCTAACGCGAAAAAGCTCCTCATTGAGCTTAGCCCCAGTGTTGCTGGTCTCCTCTCCGGCCTCCACCTTCCCAGTGTTGGCGTCCCTGTCGGTGAAGTTGTCAAGACCGCTGCCTCGGTCGGCGACTTGGTCGAGGACCTTGGCCCACGCGTTGACGGCCTCCTAACCGTCGTCAGCGAGGACGGTGACGTTCTCTTGATCAAGCTGTCTACTGAGGTCGCCGGCCTTCTTTCTGGTGTCAGTCTCCCTGGTGTCGGTATTCCTGTTGGCAGCATTGTCGCCACCCTTGGTGAGAACCTGAAGCGCTCCGCCGATGGCCAGCTCGTTCAGGACGTTGCCCCCAAGGTGCAGGATGTCCTCGAGGTCACCGGTGCCGATTCCAAGCgtctcctcatccagctcagCCCCTCTGTCGCCTCTCTCCTCGCCGACCTCGGCCTTCCCGGAGTCGGTACCCCCGTTGGTCAGATCATCAAGACCTCCGGTAACCTTGGTGACCTCCTTGAGGACCTCGGCGAGCCCGTCAAGGACCTCCTCGTTGTCACCGCCCAGGATGgctctttccttctcatcaagCTCTCCCCTGATGTTGCAGGCCTTCTCACTGGACTCAGTCTGCCTGCTCTGGGCACTTCCGTTGGCAGTATTGTCGCTACTCTTGGCGCCAACCTGTAAATGGTTCAATAAAGTGTCCAGTCAGACCGAATGTGTTCACGGTGCCATACTGGGCCAAGTTTCTTGGGGACCCTGTACTGTCGGCATGCCGACAATGACTAGCGCGAGGATATCAAATGTTTGTTATCGATTTGCTGTATGATTGAGTCCAGATAGACGTCTGTTTCATTGCACATATTGGAGGTTTTCAGAGAATACAAATTTAATTCAGATGCATACCACTTTTCTGCCCCTTTTCGAACGGTCTCATTTTAGACATGGTCTTAGCTAGAGCGCGATATCTCTATACCGTAGCCCGAGGAGAAACAGCAACAGGTAACTCGACGTTCTTAAAACATCGCACGGAGCCGAACCCGGACCTGGGTAGATATTGAAATGAGTGCGTGGAGCTTTCAAACACTTCGTGTGAATGTAACTCGGACTAGGCATAGAAGGTCAACTGATCATGTTCGTAGCTGATCTCAGCGACCCTTGACTAGATCTACCCTAGTCAGAGAGTAATTAATTTTACTCCAAACTTTCATTTAGTCTCGCCCCTTTAACTTCAGTGGGAGTTGCTTATCTCCTAGTTTTGCTGTATAGGGCTCTTCTTGTCGGTGTCGGCTATTCTCCGGAAACGGCACTTTTTAGAGCGTTTCATCTTTCGTTCGGGTCCACTTCTTGGAAGGCCATTCCGCCCCAACCCATCGAAGCACCAAAAGTTCCATGAAGGATGAAGTTTTGTGCGTTACGGGTTGAACAGAGCTATCGAGCTCTGTGGACATCTTGTTGAGCCAAATTGCAGATCCGGGACGACGGCCGGTATATGATGCGAAACACGGTACGGTTGCTAGTGCTTGGTTCAACAGTCCGAAGCACGCCATGGTTCTCTTATTAGAGATTAATATACATTTTGACTCCTGGCGCGCCAAATAATCTATTTGATTCAACCCGATGTCTGGTTCTAGAAGTCTAGGCCGAATTGACAGATTATCGCTCAGCCCTGGGAGTGCATAGATGGTAGCCAGCGGTTGTTTGAAACTAGGGCTACTAGATGCTGACTCCATGTCTTAGGGAAATTGTTTCAGACTGAGATCCAGGGTCCAGCTCTACTTAAGAGCTCTTCTCGCTCCTGCGGTACAACCCTTCTTGCTCTATCCTCACGctcactttcttttctccaaatCCCGCTCAGCAAAATGCGGATCAATACATTATCGTTATTTTCCCTCGTGAGCCTGGTACCTACCCTTGCGTTAGCCAGCCTGTCTGGATCTGTAGGACCATTAACATCGGCCTCGACTAAAGCCGCCACCAAGACTTGCAATGTCCTCGATTACGGAGCTAAAGCTGATAAGACCACTGATCTCGGGCCCCCTCTGGCATCTGCGTTCGCCGACTGCAAATCTGGAGGTTTGGTTTATGTGCCGTCGGGAGATTATGCACTGTCAACCTGGGCTAAATTGAGTGGTGGCAAGGCATGGGCACTGCAGATTGATGGAACCATCTACCGTACCGGCACAGACGGTGGAAACATGATCTTTATTGAACATTCCAGCGATTTCGAGCTCTTCAGTAGCACATCGTCGGGTGCCATGCAGGGCTTGGGTTATGAGTA
This window of the Aspergillus oryzae RIB40 DNA, chromosome 8 genome carries:
- a CDS encoding uncharacterized protein (predicted protein), with the protein product MKASLITVIAALASSAMAAPAGGLSDVSILKEATSTTNAIPATSPVPSSGASGHIVQDAGHGVNQVLTVTGPNAKKLLIELSPSVAGLLSGLHLPSVGVPVGEVVKTAASVGDLVEDLGPRVDGLLTVVSEDGDVLLIKLSTEVAGLLSGVSLPGVGIPVGSIVATLGENLKRSADGQLVQDVAPKVQDVLEVTGADSKRLLIQLSPSVASLLADLGLPGVGTPVGQIIKTSGNLGDLLEDLGEPVKDLLVVTAQDGSFLLIKLSPDVAGLLTGLSLPALGTSVGSIVATLGANL
- a CDS encoding alpha-1,2-mannosidase family protein (putative alpha-1,2-mannosidase) gives rise to the protein MVLLGAFLVLALLQPMALSADLTSHVNLFLGTENGGNNFPGAARPFGMVKLGPDLFISGTDAYSGYLPNGNFSGFSMMHEQGTGGAPKYGTVSQLPLIGNISNPLSNKTVARTGTDQASVGYYKAQTSEGTIVELSASAHAGMYQYTFPKGSTGNVLVDVSHVLPSFRGQGLGQGYKGGNITIFPDGHYEGQGVYDNGWNRSPDWSIYFCGYFDAAPVRNSTYTGSDAEGSVEQISGFASSSSSTTRIGGLFTFQQTVVTSRVGISWLSTEKACQNVDEEIPEGTELTSVVHDAQTEWSSKVLSKVTTTSTNETSLTLLYTSLYFMHLIPTNQTGENPGWASSEPYYQDIFTYWDLFRCSTALMQVLQPAAYEEQIRSLIDIWRFEGYLPDARSSNYNGRTQGGSNADNILADAYVKGVRGAVNWEDGYRAMVKDAEVAPPNDPVDPMAPDSSTKEGRGALPDWLSLGFITPKYSRAVTRAVEYSCNDFGLYQVASGLGKDEDADKYLNRSRNWRNHWNSNQTSLGFAGFVVPRDTTGFIETDPLKDSGYWGDPYYEASSWAYSWASVHDMEGMIEMMGGAQTVLKRLDTMFTEGASGSSGIIFDPTNEPMFNIPYLYHYINRQDLSVSRSRNIAKTYYHTGAKGLPGNSDAGAMQTWLLWNMIGLYPITGQTTFLVHSPWFESMAIELGDGKKLSITATGGDGNGDSQIYVQKLRLNGKDWKKNWLTWDDLFAQGGTLEFELGEAASDWFTGELPPSPAS